From Tripterygium wilfordii isolate XIE 37 chromosome 13, ASM1340144v1, whole genome shotgun sequence, the proteins below share one genomic window:
- the LOC120013356 gene encoding metacaspase-9, protein MKRFAVLVGCNYAHTRNELHGCINDVLAMKEVLIKRFGFDHTNIELLTDAAGSPVMPTGANIKKALEKMAGQAKDGDVLFFHYSGHGTRIPKPGHPSKQDEAIVPCDFNLITDVDFRHIVNRVPKGASFIIFSDSCHSGGLIDKEKEQIGPHSTTNTSTINSHIRPKTIPYESVLQHLSSQTSINTSDISTHLLESFGGDASLKFRSAKYELDSFPPLKPDEGILLSGCQENETSADMSPTEQGGKAYGAFSNAVQLVLKEHSGPLTNKQVVMMARKLLKEQGFEQHPCLYCSDENAEATFLHQQPENKTKQ, encoded by the exons ATGAAGAGATTCGCAGTTCTGGTAGGGTGCAACTATGCACACACTAGGAATGAATTGCATGGATGCATAAATGATGTTCTTGCTATGAAAGAGGTGCTGATCAAACGATTTGGGTTTGATCACACAAACATTGAGCTCTTGACAGATGCAGCTGGATCGCCCGTCATGCCCACCGGTGCAAACATCAAGAAGGCGCTGGAGAAGATGGCCGGTCAAGCCAAGGATGGAGATGTCCTGTTTTTTCACTATAGTGGACATGGAACAAGAATTCCAAAGCCTGGTCATCCCTCCAAGCAGGATGAAGCAATTGTGCCCTGCGATTTCAATCTCATCACTG ATGTAGATTTCAGGCATATAGTGAACCGCGTTCCGAAAGGAGCAAGCTTCATAATTTTCTCGGATTCATGCCACAGTGGAGGCCTAatagacaaagaaaaagagcaGATTGGACCTCATTCTACCACCAACACTTCTACCATCAACTCTCATATCCGTCCCAAAACCATCCCTTACGAGTCTGTACTCCAACACTTATCTTCCCAAACCAGCATCAACACATCCGACATTAGCACCCACTTGTTAGAATCCTTTGGAGGCGATGCAAGTCTCAAGTTTCGATCGGCAAAGTATGAACTGGACTCGTTCCCACCACTGAAACCTGATGAGGGAATTCTGCTTAGTGGGTGTCAAGAAAATGAAACATCCGCGGACATGAGCCCAACGGAACAAGGAGGGAAAGCTTATGGTGCATTTAGCAATGCAGTGCAGTTGGTGTTGAAAGAGCATTCAGGTCCATTGACCAATAAACAGGTTGTGATGATGGCTAGGAAGCTCTTAAAGGAACAAGGGTTTGAGCAACACCCTTGTCTATATTGCAGTGATGAGAATGCTGAGGCTACTTTCTTACACCAGCAGCCTGAGAACAAGACCAAGCAATGA
- the LOC120012435 gene encoding calmodulin-7 — protein sequence MAEQLSDDQISEFKEAFSLFDKDGDGCITTKELGTVMRSLGQNPTEAELQDMINEVDADGNGTIDFPEFLNLMARKMKDTDSEEELKEAFRVFDKDQNGFISAAELRHVMTNLGEKLTDEEVDEMIREADVDGDGQINYEEFVKVMMAK from the exons ATGGCGGAACAACTCTCCGACGACCAAATCTCTGAGTTCAAGGAAGCCTTCAGTTTGTTTGATAAGGATGGCGATG GTTGCATCACCACCAAGGAACTTGGAACCGTTATGAGATCATTGGGCCAGAACCCTACTGAGGCTGAACTCCAGGACATGATTAATGAAGTTGACGCTGATGGTAATGGGACCATTGACTTTCCGGAGTTTCTGAACCTGATGGCTAGGAAGATGAAGGATACCGACTCTGAGGAGGAGCTGAAAGAGGCCTTCAGAGTTTTTGACAAGGATCAGAATGGTTTCATCTCTGCTGCTGAGCTCCGCCATGTGATGACAAACCTTGGTGAGAAGCTCACTGATGAGGAGGTTGATGAGATGATTAGGGAAGCAGATGTTGACGGTGATGGCCAGATTAACTACGAGGAGTTTGTCAAGGTTATGATGGCCAAGTGA
- the LOC120012433 gene encoding ubiquitin-conjugating enzyme E2 22-like: MATNENLPPNVIKQLAKELKNLDESPPEGIKVGVNDDDFSNIYADIEGPGGTPYENGVFRMKLLLSHDFPHSPPKGYFLTKIFHPNIASNGEICVNTLKKDWNPSLGLRHVLLVVRCLLIEPFPESALNEQAGKMLLENYEEYARHARLYTGIHAKPKPKFKSGAISESTTVLNVDQTNASILKVDQKTSANGAVLPPPSPLAPSTTVSKVGNNHDQLATAVPTSETGISGSAAALAPMTTMQKRDGAVTKLPADKKKMDARKKSLKRL, encoded by the exons ATG GCAACTAATGAGAATCTTCCACCAAATGTAATAAAGCAACTTGCAAAGGAGTTGAAGAATCTTGATGAATCTCCACCAGAGGGCATTAAAGTTGGAGTAAATGATGACGATTTTTCAAACATATATGCTGATATCGAAGGCCCAG GTGGGACTCCATATGAGAATGGCGTTTTCCGAATGAAGTTGTTACTTTCTCACGACTTCCCACACTCACCTCCTAAAG GATATTTTTTAACTAAGATTTTCCATCCAAACATTGCTTCAAATGGTGAGATATGTGTCAATACATTGAAAAAGGATTGGAACCCAAGTCTTGGATTACGACATGTTCTCCTT GTAGTCAGGTGTTTATTGATTGAACCATTTCCAGAGTCAGCCTTGAATGAACAGGCTGGCAAGATGCTGCTTGAAAACTATGAGGAGTATGCCAGACATGCCAG GCTTTATACTGGAATTCATGCTAAGCCAAAACCCAAGTTTAAATCAGGGGCAATTTCGGAGTCAACTACTGTACTGAATGTTGATCAAACCAATGCCTCCATCCTCAAAGTCGACCAGAAGACCAGTGCAAATGGTGCTGTATTGCCACCGCCATCACCATTGGCCCCTTCGACTACAGTCAGCAAAGTAGGAAATAACCATGATCAGCTAGCGACTGCAGTTCCAACGTCTGAGACAGGAATTAGTGGATCTGCTGCCGCCCTGGCCCCAATGACCACAATGCAGAAAAGGGATGGTGCGGTAACAAAACTGCCAGCGGACAAGAAGAAAATGGATGCAAGAAAGAAAAGCTTGAAGAGATTATAG